One window of Triplophysa rosa linkage group LG8, Trosa_1v2, whole genome shotgun sequence genomic DNA carries:
- the LOC130558289 gene encoding cysteine-rich venom protein ENH1, giving the protein MLKMSWSDTAAQSAEGWISQCNMTHGPPSSRTIDGYELGENLFKSSAVYQWSDVVSAWHSEVKNYEYPVGSTNGESIGHYTQVVWYSSYEVGCAVAQCGSYYFYGCHFFRAGNFKGVPPYSLGAPCAACPNNCEDNLCTNPCPYINQFINCDALKEEATCDNYYVNKWCPASCQCENEIIPIARK; this is encoded by the exons ATGCTGAAAATG AGCTGGAGTGACACAGCAGCTCAGTCGGCCGAGGGCTGGATCAGTCAGTGTAACATGACACACGGACCCCCGAGCTCCCGCACGATTGATG GATATGAATTGGGTGAAAATCTCTTCAAGTCCTCTGCGGTTTATCAGTGGAGCGATGTGGTGTCTGCTTGGCACAGCGAAGTCAAGAATTATGAATATCCTGTTGGATCCACCAACGGCGAATCGATCGGACATTACACACAG GTGGTGTGGTACAGCTCATATGAGGTCGGCTGTGCCGTGGCTCAGTGCGGAAGCTATTACTTCTACGGATGCCATTTTTTCCGCGC aGGAAATTTTAAAGGAGTACCACCATACTCACTGGGAGCCCCGTGTGCCGCCTGCCCCAACAACTGCGAAGACAACCTCTGCA CTAATCCTTGTCCGTATATCAACCAATTCATCAATTGTGACGCATTGAAAGAAGAGGCCACTTGTGACAACTACTATGTGAATAAATGGTGTCCTGCTAGCTGCCAGTGTGAAAATGAAATCATCCCTATTGCACGTAAATAA